The following are encoded in a window of Actinomyces oris genomic DNA:
- a CDS encoding AAA family ATPase has product MRIHSLTMTGIGPYAGREHIDFDAVGASGRFLLTGPTGSGKTTIIDAIVFALYGDVADSADSSKERIRSTLVGPHTESVIELVFSTGAGVYRVRRTPTYERAKRRGQGTTTQNGTVKLWHLAEVGGEPLDEPVTRVGDADAEIARAVGLSREQFTQTVVLPQGKFARFLRADSSERQHLLKDVFGTGIYDAIQDALIQASRDGARRVEQAAADLRGQVASLGRHPLLTEAPSPTRTTDAGEEADVDQAVHSEDSSPDNSSQELPSGGTQEALLLPMDDAGRTEPQEADDAPAPAPAQALEAAMAGAAPDLVALRRIGAEVLEASHNRVASADARSEAAGTALTRAQSAREEAQSLHDLLERRRALIEEKERLAERAEQEADDARRLQAAERASRVRPYLVAEQAAHRRAQQAVAALASRADQSGLAHLAEQAGVTSAGSAEEATGSNTHSHGAAVTPAALVEPLVREAQRQLAALEDEPSEARAGDAEVDTAPQNSDAAEPPIAAGESESDRAEALSPRGLDDLAHHCRREHGQLETLVDLEAGLPERESALQQREAELQRAAGQLEQRAEKLAERPAQRTALVETLEAARAAHERLDGLQDRRARAEERHRAALAVGQLSAQLAQRDDACAQAAALAREATEQVRATRLAWISGTAGALAGELTEGEPCPVCGSTTHPSPASAGTDGATRQQVEAAEERQKQADEALSGAVRERDACATRLQEAQRTSDGMDAPAAKEALEAAATALATARAAADGVEELVERLDAFDAGTEQERAALDAARSAQESARSRLEAEREALAQDQQRCLEARGTWPSVTTRAAALLVRAKEAEDASQDVDTARTALAQARSALADLASALTEEGFTSVAQATAALMERGAIEALAASVRAAATARERVRLGLEDPQIAALSGQEEDRLEAATAELAQADAAARQAASTQARTAESHEHLRRAVDGVEQAATAYEEAAGSSADLIRVANLARGENEAGTPLATWVLQARFEEVLVFANERLSQMSSGRYELIRVAEETSQRRRRKGLGLAVVDHLGDERTRDPRTLSGGETFYVSLSMALALADVVSAESGGVSLETLFIDEGFGTLDADTLQAVMAQIDHLRAGGRTVGIVSHVAELRDQIAERIAVRRVASGGSTLKVTA; this is encoded by the coding sequence ATGAGGATCCACTCCCTGACCATGACCGGCATCGGCCCCTACGCAGGGCGGGAGCACATCGACTTCGACGCGGTGGGTGCCTCGGGCCGATTCCTGCTCACCGGCCCCACCGGCTCGGGAAAGACCACCATCATCGACGCGATCGTCTTCGCCCTCTACGGGGACGTGGCCGACTCGGCCGACTCCTCCAAGGAGCGCATCCGCTCCACCCTCGTGGGCCCGCACACCGAGAGCGTCATCGAGCTCGTCTTCTCCACCGGCGCCGGCGTCTACCGGGTGCGCCGCACCCCCACCTACGAGCGGGCCAAGCGGCGCGGCCAGGGAACCACCACCCAGAACGGCACCGTCAAGCTCTGGCACCTGGCCGAGGTCGGCGGGGAGCCGCTCGATGAGCCCGTCACCCGCGTGGGTGACGCCGACGCGGAGATCGCGCGCGCCGTGGGCTTAAGCCGGGAGCAGTTCACGCAGACGGTCGTCCTGCCGCAGGGCAAGTTCGCCCGGTTCCTGCGCGCCGACTCCTCCGAGCGACAGCACCTCCTCAAGGACGTCTTCGGCACCGGCATCTACGACGCCATCCAGGACGCCCTCATCCAGGCCTCCCGGGACGGGGCCCGGCGGGTCGAGCAGGCCGCGGCCGACCTGCGAGGGCAGGTCGCCTCCCTGGGACGGCACCCCCTCCTCACCGAGGCCCCCTCCCCCACTAGAACCACAGATGCCGGCGAGGAGGCCGACGTCGATCAGGCAGTTCACTCGGAGGACTCGTCACCGGATAACTCGTCTCAGGAGCTCCCATCCGGAGGGACCCAGGAGGCGCTGCTGCTGCCCATGGATGACGCCGGCCGTACGGAGCCTCAGGAGGCCGACGACGCCCCCGCCCCGGCACCAGCCCAAGCCTTGGAGGCGGCGATGGCCGGAGCCGCCCCGGACCTGGTGGCTCTTCGCCGCATCGGGGCTGAGGTTCTGGAGGCCTCCCACAACCGGGTCGCATCGGCCGACGCTCGCTCTGAGGCGGCAGGGACGGCCCTCACTCGGGCGCAGTCGGCTCGTGAGGAGGCCCAGAGCCTCCACGACCTCCTCGAGCGACGCCGGGCACTGATCGAGGAGAAGGAGCGGCTGGCCGAGCGCGCCGAGCAGGAGGCCGACGACGCCCGGCGTCTCCAGGCCGCCGAACGAGCCTCCCGGGTGCGGCCCTACCTGGTCGCCGAGCAGGCCGCCCACCGCCGCGCCCAGCAGGCCGTCGCTGCACTTGCCTCCCGTGCCGACCAGAGCGGCCTGGCCCACCTGGCCGAACAGGCCGGAGTCACCAGTGCCGGCAGCGCAGAGGAGGCCACCGGCAGCAACACCCACAGTCATGGTGCCGCGGTGACGCCCGCCGCCCTCGTCGAGCCCCTGGTCCGTGAGGCGCAGCGCCAGCTCGCCGCCCTTGAGGATGAACCCAGCGAGGCGAGGGCCGGCGATGCCGAAGTGGACACGGCCCCACAGAACTCGGACGCGGCAGAGCCCCCTATAGCGGCCGGCGAATCGGAGTCGGACCGCGCTGAGGCCCTGAGCCCCCGCGGCCTTGACGACCTGGCGCACCACTGCCGTCGCGAGCACGGGCAGCTCGAGACCCTCGTGGACCTGGAGGCCGGCCTCCCTGAGCGCGAGAGCGCCTTACAGCAGCGGGAGGCGGAGCTGCAGCGGGCCGCCGGCCAGCTGGAGCAGCGCGCGGAGAAGCTCGCCGAGCGCCCCGCGCAGCGCACCGCCCTGGTGGAGACGCTGGAGGCGGCACGCGCGGCCCACGAGCGCCTCGACGGCCTTCAGGACCGCCGGGCCCGGGCCGAGGAGCGCCACCGGGCGGCCCTGGCCGTCGGGCAGCTCAGCGCCCAGCTCGCCCAGCGGGACGATGCCTGCGCTCAGGCAGCGGCGCTCGCGCGGGAGGCGACCGAACAGGTTCGTGCCACCCGTCTGGCCTGGATCTCCGGGACCGCCGGGGCGCTCGCCGGTGAGCTCACCGAGGGCGAGCCCTGCCCCGTGTGCGGCTCGACCACGCACCCCTCCCCCGCCTCCGCCGGCACCGATGGCGCCACCCGGCAGCAGGTCGAGGCGGCCGAGGAACGCCAGAAGCAGGCCGACGAGGCGCTCAGCGGCGCCGTCCGGGAGCGCGACGCCTGTGCCACCCGGCTTCAGGAGGCCCAGCGCACCAGTGACGGTATGGATGCCCCCGCCGCCAAGGAGGCGCTGGAGGCGGCCGCCACCGCCCTGGCCACGGCACGGGCCGCAGCCGACGGCGTCGAAGAGCTGGTCGAGCGGCTCGACGCCTTCGATGCCGGCACCGAGCAGGAGCGCGCCGCACTCGATGCCGCCCGCTCCGCCCAGGAGTCCGCCCGCAGCCGCCTGGAGGCCGAGCGCGAGGCCCTCGCCCAGGACCAGCAGCGCTGCCTGGAGGCGCGCGGGACCTGGCCGAGCGTCACCACCCGCGCCGCCGCCCTCCTCGTGCGGGCCAAGGAGGCCGAGGACGCCTCCCAGGACGTCGACACAGCCCGCACCGCCCTGGCCCAGGCCCGCAGCGCCCTGGCCGACCTGGCCTCCGCGCTGACAGAGGAGGGCTTCACCAGTGTGGCCCAGGCAACGGCGGCACTCATGGAACGCGGCGCCATCGAGGCCCTGGCGGCCAGCGTGCGCGCCGCCGCCACCGCCCGGGAGCGGGTCCGCCTGGGCCTGGAGGACCCACAGATCGCCGCCCTGAGCGGCCAGGAGGAGGACCGCCTCGAGGCCGCCACCGCCGAGCTCGCCCAGGCGGACGCCGCCGCCCGGCAGGCCGCCTCCACTCAGGCACGCACCGCCGAGTCCCACGAGCACCTGCGCCGGGCCGTCGACGGCGTCGAGCAGGCGGCCACCGCCTATGAGGAGGCGGCCGGCTCCAGCGCCGACCTCATCCGGGTGGCGAACCTCGCCCGCGGGGAGAACGAGGCCGGCACACCCCTGGCCACCTGGGTGCTGCAGGCCCGCTTCGAGGAGGTCCTCGTCTTCGCCAACGAGCGCCTGTCCCAGATGTCCTCCGGGCGCTACGAGCTCATCCGGGTCGCCGAGGAGACCAGCCAACGCCGGCGCCGCAAAGGACTCGGGCTGGCCGTCGTCGACCACCTCGGAGACGAGCGCACCCGCGACCCCCGGACCCTCTCGGGCGGGGAGACCTTCTACGTCTCCCTGTCAATGGCCCTCGCCCTGGCCGACGTCGTCTCGGCCGAGTCCGGGGGCGTGAGCCTGGAGACCCTCTTCATCGACGAGGGCTTCGGCACCCTGGACGCCGACACCCTCCAGGCGGTCATGGCCCAGATCGACCACCTGCGCGCCGGTGGGCGCACCGTCGGCATCGTCTCCCACGTGGCCGAGCTGCGCGACCAGATCGCCGAGCGCATCGCAGTGCGGCGCGTCGCCTCGGGCGGCTCCACCCTGAAGGTGACCGCCTGA
- a CDS encoding tetratricopeptide repeat protein: protein MRGSGKTQLAAAVAARCEEEWPLVAWINAGSRKELIADLYELALRIGIDAPKDIPPETIIRRFLDQLHSADAADRLVVFDNVENLDDLKGLTPKGSGVRVIITTTRRLDWDSLGWSPMAVGVFDREQSIALLCQRTGDAHRDAADQIAEALGDLPVAVTQAAATAKWGHYSLSEYFIRLSTHSLESSISRLEGDDYPDAVGVALFMAYEQALEQFRTKHPQQERNVTSLLDILSLLAASGVPTHWLLALEDDSDAARDTLSFLKRSSIIQESTDGNKTIVHRLQGQVYRETYLSEQGKFNKACIYATTILDKINIGQLANFEQQRQETRNLVEQIGAVTSQDHSRPLFSDPDFVVILATTIRNAADLGMPQLALTLTDSVTRAGDTLGPDHPSTLASRNNLAGAYRDAGRLDEAIALYEQILEDRTRILGPHHPSTLTSRNNLAYAYQDAGRLNDAITLYEQNLKDLEGLLGPDHPDTLTSRHNLAYAYQDAGRLNDAITLYEQNLKDLEGLLGPDHPHTLQARNNLASAYQDAGRLNDAIALYEQNLKDRTRILGPDHPHTLTSRLNLASAYRAAGRLDEAITLHEQNLKDLEGLLGPDHPHTLHARNNLASAYQDAGRLNEAITLHEQNLKDLEGLLGPDHPHTLHARNNLASAYQDAGRLNEAITLHEQNLKDLEGLLGPDHPHTLQARNNLASAYRAAGRLDEAITLYEQTLTDRTRILGPHHPDTLTSRNNLASAYRDAGRLDEAIALHEQNLIDLTHILGPHHPNTLTSRNNLASAYRDAGRLDEAIALHEQNLIDLTHILGPHHPNTLTSRNNLAKAYRAAGRFEDADKLFETPSGSEDEQDGTEEDPAQEAGD from the coding sequence ATGAGAGGAAGCGGCAAGACTCAGCTGGCCGCTGCCGTTGCGGCCAGATGCGAGGAGGAATGGCCCCTAGTCGCATGGATCAATGCAGGCTCACGTAAGGAACTCATTGCCGATCTCTACGAGCTCGCACTGCGCATCGGTATCGATGCACCGAAGGACATTCCTCCGGAGACTATTATTCGACGCTTCTTGGATCAGCTACACTCAGCAGATGCGGCGGACCGCCTTGTCGTCTTCGACAACGTGGAGAACCTCGACGACCTGAAGGGTCTCACTCCCAAGGGCAGCGGAGTCCGGGTAATCATCACCACCACACGTCGCCTTGACTGGGACAGTTTGGGATGGTCACCGATGGCAGTCGGCGTCTTTGATCGCGAGCAGTCGATCGCTCTTCTCTGCCAACGCACCGGTGACGCTCATCGCGATGCAGCCGACCAGATCGCAGAGGCGCTTGGCGACCTACCTGTCGCCGTAACCCAAGCCGCGGCAACAGCCAAGTGGGGACACTACTCCCTTTCAGAGTATTTCATAAGATTGAGCACCCACTCGCTCGAGTCAAGCATCAGTCGCCTCGAGGGCGATGACTACCCAGACGCCGTTGGGGTCGCGCTATTCATGGCGTACGAGCAGGCCTTGGAGCAGTTCAGAACCAAACACCCACAGCAGGAGAGGAATGTCACATCACTCCTTGACATACTGTCTCTCCTCGCCGCCTCCGGAGTGCCGACTCACTGGCTTCTGGCGCTCGAAGATGACTCCGACGCGGCACGAGATACCCTGTCATTCCTGAAGAGATCATCAATCATTCAAGAATCCACGGACGGCAACAAGACCATCGTCCACCGCCTTCAAGGACAAGTTTACCGCGAAACCTACCTGAGCGAACAAGGGAAATTTAACAAAGCATGCATATACGCAACAACCATCCTCGACAAGATTAACATAGGCCAACTAGCTAATTTTGAACAGCAGCGACAGGAAACACGAAATCTCGTTGAACAAATAGGCGCGGTCACATCTCAAGACCACTCTCGCCCATTATTTTCCGATCCAGATTTCGTCGTAATACTCGCAACGACGATACGGAATGCAGCCGACCTTGGGATGCCACAACTGGCACTTACCCTCACTGATTCTGTTACGCGGGCGGGCGACACCCTTGGCCCCGATCACCCCAGCACCCTGGCCTCACGCAACAACCTCGCCGGCGCCTACCGGGATGCCGGCAGGCTCGATGAGGCCATCGCCCTGTACGAGCAGATCCTCGAGGACCGCACCCGCATCCTGGGACCCCACCACCCCAGCACCCTGACCTCACGCAACAACCTCGCCTACGCCTACCAGGACGCAGGCAGACTCAACGACGCCATCACCCTGTACGAGCAGAACCTCAAGGACCTCGAAGGCCTCCTGGGCCCCGACCACCCGGATACCCTCACCTCACGCCACAACCTCGCCTACGCCTACCAGGACGCAGGCAGACTCAACGACGCCATCACCCTGTACGAGCAGAACCTCAAGGACCTCGAAGGCCTCCTGGGCCCCGACCACCCCCACACCCTCCAGGCACGAAACAACCTCGCCAGCGCCTACCAGGACGCGGGCAGACTCAACGACGCCATCGCCCTGTACGAGCAGAACCTCAAAGACCGCACCCGCATCCTGGGCCCCGACCACCCCCACACCCTGACCTCACGTCTCAACCTCGCCAGCGCCTACCGCGCCGCGGGCAGACTCGACGAAGCCATCACCCTGCACGAGCAGAACCTCAAGGACCTCGAAGGCCTCCTGGGCCCCGACCACCCCCACACCCTCCACGCACGCAACAACCTCGCCAGCGCCTACCAGGACGCAGGCAGACTCAACGAAGCCATCACCCTGCACGAGCAGAACCTCAAGGACCTCGAAGGCCTCCTGGGCCCCGACCACCCCCACACCCTCCACGCACGAAACAACCTCGCCAGCGCCTACCAGGACGCAGGCAGACTCAACGAAGCCATCACCCTGCACGAGCAGAACCTCAAGGACCTCGAAGGCCTCCTGGGCCCCGACCACCCCCACACCCTCCAGGCACGAAACAACCTCGCCAGCGCCTACCGCGCCGCGGGCAGACTCGACGAAGCCATCACCCTGTACGAGCAGACCCTCACCGATCGCACCCGCATCCTGGGCCCCCACCACCCCGACACCCTGACCTCACGCAACAACCTCGCCAGTGCCTACCGGGATGCCGGCAGGCTCGATGAGGCCATCGCCCTGCACGAGCAGAACCTCATCGACCTCACCCACATCCTGGGACCCCACCACCCCAACACCCTGACCTCACGCAACAACCTCGCCAGTGCCTACCGGGATGCCGGCAGGCTCGATGAGGCCATCGCCCTGCACGAGCAGAACCTCATCGACCTCACCCACATCCTGGGACCCCACCACCCCAACACCCTGACCTCACGCAACAACCTCGCCAAGGCTTATCGTGCCGCCGGCAGATTCGAGGATGCGGATAAACTCTTCGAGACGCCGTCGGGCTCAGAGGACGAGCAGGACGGCACCGAGGAGGACCCAGCTCAGGAGGCCGGCGACTGA
- a CDS encoding undecaprenyl-diphosphate phosphatase produces the protein MNWLHAILLGIVEGITEFLPVSSTGHLNIVEKLLGYEINSAGMTAFTAVIQVGAIIAAIIYFWADIVRIVTAWFRGLSNQQARQDPDYTLGWGIILGSIPVAAVGLLFKDFIEGPVRSLWVIAGALIIWSGAMWLADHQQNLTKGMKDVTVKDALIIGAFQALAPVFPGISRSGATISAGLFLKFDRVTATRLSFYMGIPSLVAAGLLEAATEASTISNTVGWTPTIVATVVSGVVAYATIAWLLRFVSSNKFTSFLVYRVLLGLIIIALVSAGTIAA, from the coding sequence TTGAACTGGCTGCACGCCATCCTCCTCGGCATCGTCGAGGGCATCACCGAGTTCCTCCCGGTGTCCTCCACCGGCCACCTCAACATCGTCGAGAAGCTCCTCGGCTACGAGATCAACTCCGCCGGCATGACCGCCTTCACCGCCGTCATCCAGGTCGGTGCGATCATCGCCGCCATCATCTACTTCTGGGCCGACATCGTCCGCATCGTCACCGCCTGGTTCAGGGGACTGAGCAACCAGCAGGCCCGCCAGGACCCCGACTACACGCTCGGCTGGGGCATCATCCTGGGATCGATCCCGGTGGCCGCCGTCGGACTGCTGTTCAAGGACTTCATCGAGGGGCCGGTCCGCTCCCTGTGGGTGATCGCCGGAGCCCTCATCATCTGGTCGGGGGCCATGTGGCTGGCCGACCACCAGCAGAACCTCACCAAGGGCATGAAGGACGTGACCGTCAAGGACGCCCTCATCATTGGCGCATTCCAGGCCCTGGCCCCGGTGTTCCCCGGTATCTCCCGCTCCGGGGCGACGATCTCCGCCGGCCTCTTCCTCAAGTTCGACCGGGTGACGGCCACGCGCCTGTCCTTCTACATGGGCATCCCGTCCCTGGTCGCAGCCGGTCTGCTGGAGGCCGCAACGGAGGCCAGCACCATCAGCAACACCGTGGGCTGGACGCCCACCATTGTCGCGACCGTCGTCTCCGGTGTTGTCGCCTACGCGACCATCGCCTGGCTGCTGCGCTTCGTGTCCTCCAACAAGTTCACGTCCTTCCTCGTCTACCGCGTGCTGCTGGGCCTCATCATCATCGCCCTGGTCTCCGCCGGCACCATCGCCGCCTGA
- a CDS encoding metallophosphoesterase family protein — translation MRILHTSDWHLGRTFHGRVLDDAHAAFADHLVELVAAESVDAVLVAGDVYDRVIPPNDAVALLDETLRRLTERTRVVLTPGNHDSARRLGFAADLMREGLIIRARTAGLDRGIILPDADGNEAAIVHALPYLDPDAAREILPPLLAERLGEETSTKHTAGEDQAEGEGTTTQPNPPERPRLPRSHEAVVSAALRLVAADLDRLRSARSRRLPSLLMAHAFVVGGEACESERDIRVGGIDSVPSGVFNTLGGSPLAERSGGLDYVALGHLHRPQELTRPAGPRLVYSGSPLPFSFDEAEGARNSATKSSVLLDLSADGVTGLERIPTPVLHQVRTLTGTMPELLSPAFDDATGAWVRVILQGERPPGALATLKERFPSLLAFQHEAPTRTARERIAVTAAADPLRITEDFFDDVCGRAPKPSERGVLRSAYESALASARSER, via the coding sequence ATGCGGATCCTCCATACTTCCGACTGGCACCTGGGGCGCACCTTCCACGGGCGCGTGCTCGATGACGCGCACGCCGCCTTCGCCGACCACCTCGTCGAGCTCGTCGCCGCCGAGTCAGTCGATGCCGTCCTCGTCGCCGGGGACGTCTATGACCGGGTCATCCCGCCCAATGACGCCGTCGCCCTCCTGGACGAGACGCTGCGCCGCCTGACCGAGCGCACCCGGGTGGTCCTGACCCCCGGCAACCACGACTCCGCCCGCCGCCTCGGCTTCGCCGCCGACCTCATGCGCGAGGGCCTCATCATCCGGGCCCGCACCGCCGGCCTCGACCGCGGCATCATCCTTCCCGACGCCGACGGCAACGAGGCCGCCATCGTCCACGCCCTGCCCTACCTCGACCCCGACGCCGCCCGCGAAATACTCCCGCCCCTCCTCGCCGAACGCCTCGGCGAAGAGACCTCCACGAAGCACACAGCAGGGGAAGACCAGGCCGAGGGTGAGGGCACCACCACTCAGCCCAACCCGCCGGAGCGCCCGCGCCTGCCCCGTTCCCACGAGGCCGTCGTCTCCGCCGCCCTGCGCCTCGTGGCCGCAGACCTGGACCGCCTACGCTCGGCCCGCAGCCGGCGCCTGCCGAGCCTGCTCATGGCCCACGCCTTCGTCGTCGGCGGCGAGGCCTGCGAGTCCGAGCGAGACATCCGCGTCGGCGGCATCGACTCCGTGCCCTCCGGCGTCTTCAACACCCTGGGCGGCTCGCCCCTGGCCGAGCGCAGCGGCGGCCTCGACTACGTGGCCCTCGGCCACCTCCACCGGCCCCAGGAGCTCACCCGGCCCGCCGGCCCGCGCCTGGTCTACTCCGGCTCGCCCCTGCCCTTCTCCTTCGACGAGGCCGAAGGCGCCCGCAACTCCGCCACCAAGTCCTCCGTCCTGCTGGATCTCAGCGCCGACGGCGTCACCGGTCTGGAGCGCATCCCCACCCCGGTCCTGCACCAGGTGCGCACCCTGACCGGCACCATGCCCGAACTCCTCTCCCCCGCCTTCGACGACGCCACCGGCGCCTGGGTGCGCGTCATCCTCCAGGGCGAGCGGCCACCCGGCGCCCTGGCCACCCTCAAGGAGAGATTCCCCAGCCTCCTGGCCTTCCAGCACGAGGCCCCCACGCGCACCGCCCGCGAGCGCATCGCCGTCACCGCCGCGGCCGACCCGCTGCGCATTACCGAGGACTTCTTCGACGACGTCTGCGGGCGCGCCCCCAAGCCCTCCGAGCGCGGCGTCCTGCGCAGCGCCTATGAGTCCGCCCTGGCGAGCGCGAGGAGCGAGCGATGA
- a CDS encoding tetratricopeptide repeat protein produces MTARHPSASPMRIRFGSRPAIAAGFVKRQGQDELFEAVFARAEPCTVLMGMRGSGKTQLAAAVAARCEEEGWPLVAWIHAASRKHIIAGLYELALRIGIDAPKNIPLEVIVQRLLDRLRSAEAADRLFVFDNVENPDDLRDLIPEGAGVRTLVTTPRHFDWDGLGWLRLAVGAFDREQSVSLLCERTGDTHREAADRIADALGDVPVAITQAAATAQQGGYALSGYFDRLNHHLLESNMSRLEGANYPDAVGIALLMAYEQALEQLRTTHPQQERIAVSLLGALSLLAASGVPTHWLLRLDGDSDAVRDTLSVLKSASVIRESSDGEKTFIHWLQGQVYRETYLNDQKKLGQARGCAASVLRGIDVNRLEDGEQRRDETHHLIEQFLSVTSQEYSHSLFSEPQVSSKLAETLHYATSLGMSQLALGLTDSVTRACDVLGPDHPDSLTSRNSLAGVYRDAGRLDKAISLYEQILEDSIRVLGLDHPSTLTSRFNLAGTYRASGRLDKAITLYEQVFSGRSRVLGPDHHSTLTARDELAGVYWEAGRFDETITLKKQILADAMRIMGPDSPGASAARLNLAATYRDAGRLDEAVDVYEQILDDVARTLGLDHPDTLTARNQLAGAYRDAGRLDEAIALYQQNLTDFTRLVGPDHPHTLSSRSTLASTYRDADRLDEAISLFEQDLEDRTRILGLDHPRTLASRHSLAGAYRDAGRLDEAIPLFEQNLTDFIRILGPDRPDTFTSRSTLAGAYREVGKLDDAISLFEQNLIDRTRTLGPAHPVTLTSRGNLASAYRAAGRMEDAEKLFGTP; encoded by the coding sequence ATGACCGCACGCCACCCATCCGCTTCTCCCATGCGTATTCGCTTCGGAAGTCGTCCCGCAATCGCCGCAGGTTTCGTCAAGCGGCAAGGGCAGGATGAGCTCTTCGAGGCCGTCTTCGCTCGCGCCGAGCCTTGCACAGTTCTGATGGGGATGCGGGGAAGCGGCAAGACTCAGCTGGCCGCTGCGGTTGCGGCCAGGTGCGAGGAGGAGGGCTGGCCCCTGGTTGCGTGGATTCATGCGGCCTCACGCAAGCACATCATTGCCGGTCTCTACGAGCTCGCGCTGCGGATCGGTATCGATGCGCCGAAGAACATCCCTCTGGAGGTGATTGTTCAGCGTCTCCTGGATCGGCTGCGCTCAGCAGAGGCAGCGGACCGCCTCTTCGTCTTCGACAACGTGGAGAATCCCGACGACCTGAGGGACCTCATCCCCGAGGGTGCTGGGGTTCGGACCCTCGTCACCACCCCGCGTCACTTCGACTGGGACGGCCTGGGGTGGCTGCGGTTGGCGGTGGGCGCCTTCGATCGGGAGCAGTCGGTCTCCCTCCTGTGCGAGCGCACCGGTGACACTCACCGCGAAGCTGCTGACCGGATCGCGGATGCGCTGGGCGACGTGCCTGTCGCCATCACCCAAGCCGCCGCGACAGCACAACAGGGTGGATACGCCTTATCCGGCTACTTTGACAGGCTGAATCATCACTTGCTCGAGTCAAACATGAGTCGCCTCGAGGGTGCCAACTACCCCGACGCCGTCGGCATCGCACTGCTCATGGCCTATGAACAGGCCCTGGAGCAGCTCAGAACCACGCACCCTCAGCAGGAGAGGATCGCCGTATCGCTCCTCGGCGCGCTGTCCCTCCTGGCTGCTTCCGGAGTGCCGACTCACTGGCTCTTAAGGCTCGACGGCGACTCCGATGCAGTACGCGACACCTTGTCTGTTCTGAAGAGTGCTTCCGTCATCCGTGAATCCAGCGACGGCGAGAAAACCTTCATTCACTGGCTCCAGGGACAGGTGTACCGGGAAACCTACCTCAATGACCAGAAGAAGCTCGGCCAGGCGCGTGGGTGCGCCGCATCAGTTCTCAGAGGGATTGACGTAAACCGCCTAGAGGATGGTGAACAGCGGCGAGACGAGACCCACCATCTCATCGAGCAGTTTCTCTCAGTCACATCACAGGAATACTCTCATTCACTGTTTTCTGAGCCACAGGTGTCTTCAAAGCTCGCCGAGACACTGCACTACGCGACCAGCCTTGGGATGTCGCAGCTGGCCCTTGGCCTCACTGACTCCGTGACCCGGGCCTGCGACGTCTTGGGCCCCGACCACCCCGACAGCCTCACCTCACGCAACAGTCTCGCCGGCGTCTACCGGGATGCGGGCAGGCTCGACAAAGCCATCTCCCTGTACGAGCAGATCCTCGAGGACTCCATCCGCGTCCTGGGCCTCGACCATCCCAGCACCCTGACCTCACGTTTCAACCTCGCCGGCACCTACAGAGCGAGCGGCAGGCTCGACAAAGCCATCACCCTATACGAACAGGTCTTCAGCGGCCGCAGCCGCGTCTTGGGCCCCGACCACCACAGCACCCTCACCGCACGCGACGAACTGGCCGGAGTCTACTGGGAAGCGGGCCGATTCGACGAGACCATCACCCTGAAGAAGCAGATCCTCGCAGACGCCATGCGCATCATGGGCCCCGACAGCCCAGGCGCCTCGGCCGCACGTCTCAACCTCGCCGCTACCTACCGGGATGCGGGCAGGCTCGACGAAGCCGTCGACGTGTACGAGCAGATCCTCGACGACGTCGCCCGCACTCTGGGTCTCGACCATCCCGACACCCTCACCGCACGCAACCAGCTTGCCGGTGCCTACCGGGATGCGGGCAGACTTGACGAGGCCATCGCCCTGTATCAGCAGAACCTCACCGACTTCACCCGCCTTGTGGGTCCCGACCACCCCCACACGCTCAGCTCGCGCAGCACCCTCGCCAGCACCTACCGGGATGCGGACAGACTCGACGAGGCCATCTCTCTCTTCGAACAGGACCTCGAAGACCGAACCCGCATACTGGGCCTCGACCACCCTCGAACCTTGGCTTCACGCCACAGCCTCGCCGGCGCCTACCGGGATGCGGGCAGACTGGACGAGGCCATCCCCTTGTTCGAGCAGAACCTCACCGACTTCATCCGCATTCTGGGTCCTGACCGCCCCGACACCTTCACCTCACGTAGCACGCTCGCCGGCGCCTACCGAGAAGTCGGCAAACTCGACGACGCCATCTCCCTGTTCGAGCAGAACCTCATCGACCGCACCCGCACCCTGGGACCTGCTCACCCTGTCACTCTCACCTCGCGCGGCAACCTCGCCAGCGCCTATCGCGCCGCTGGAAGAATGGAGGATGCGGAGAAGCTCTTCGGGACGCCGTAA